The window GATTGCAATTGTAATTGAGTTGACACGAACACCTTATAATAAAGGTGTGTGTATATGTTAAGGTTTGAAATAGCAGAGTTAGGGTTTAACTGAACATGACAAGAAATTCCCTTTTATCAGCTACTCTACTTCATTATGAAATTATAGCAGAGTTAGGGTTGAACTGAAACTTTAGATTCCTGGACTTGCTGCTTAAATGACATACCATTTTGCATAAATATTGCTCACAAAATTATGCTTAAATGTACACACAAGCAATGAAAAAGTTTATATTATGTCGTGTCTTGAAACCCTGCAGGAAGTTAGAGCTGTGAAGAATGCGAAATTGGCTCTTGAACATATCCCGAAAGTACAGGTGCTGCTAGATGAGCTAAAAACTGATTTGGATAACGAAAAAACGATAATGGAGATCCACAACGAAAAGattcacgatgatgatgatgttaaaggAGAGACAAAAGTTGAGGACGAAAAGGGAAATATGAAACAGATCCAGAGCTGTTGGAAAGATCTGAGCCTTCGGATATATTGCGAGGAAAAAAAGGTATATCGTATCTTTTCAGAACTCAAGTATATTGAAGAATTACTAACACATGTACCGGCATCGAAGAAGGGTAAGATGCAAGCATCGATTGCTAGTATGTGTGAAGAAGCTGATATTGTCTTGAATAAAACACTTGAACGTATGAAGATTCATTGTGACATGAAGCAAAAAGATTTCAGTATCCACTTTCAGAGACTTTCTAAGGCATTGCAGTCGTCTTCTTAACTTTTAAGTTCTTGATTTTACATTATCCTCCAGTTCAACAGTCAGCAAACCACTTATGCTCTTTTAATTAACTTTTGAACATAAATAGTCAATGACTTTTTGTTTGTGTTCGTATGTGTTGTTACTACAGGTGGGGAAACAAGACGATCAACTGTTTGTATTTTGGGCAATCTTATGATCTTTTAATTACTCGTAGGTTTTGTGTCTTGATAATATTAATCAGTTTCTTTTTTTGGTGATATTTGAACATGCAGTTCACAAATTAACTTATGATAGTGTAAGCATCATATCATCGAAGTATATTTTTATTGTGACGTTTACGTTCGGTTATCTCTCTCTTTGTATGGTTGGTTTATTATTTCGTATACATCATTGTAAACTTGGATGTAAACTTTTTGTAAGTAACATTTCACTTGCTACGTAATGTATCTGCACAATTTGCTAAAACCAGATTCACAACAGTGAACACTATCCGGTTTCATTGGACTCTGATATAATTGGATTTCAATCAATATATTTGATATTTGATTTAAGATAGATTAATGGATCGATGGGaaactttattttattattattattattattattattattattattattattattattattattattattattattattattattattattattattattattattattattactactactactactagcttaagacccgcgaattcgcgggatttttTTAGGGACGAATCAAAAATTGAATTgtcataataattatattcaaataaTATTTGTATAGTTGTTAAGAAACCAAAATAGATTGTTGAATTACTGATAACAAAGCAGGTAAAGCGGTCCACCACATATGCGAATGTTTGAGCACAAATCTTCTCTTTCCATGTGATTAACATATCCAGTAATTGAGAATGGATGATAAGCAAAAAATGAAAAGAAGAAACCATAAAAATTACTTACCTAAAAACATTACGTTGCTCTATTCAAATAACTACATTATTGTTAAGATGAACATACTAATTACTATCTAAATTAACACATATTAGTTTAATCCATATAGACTCACTTTGACCGGTATTAACCACGTCTAACAAATTGATCTACAACACCATAGCAATGTTCATCTATGTGGGCACCATAGAAAAGAAAATACACTGCTTACATGAACATAATAAAAAATGGAAAGTAATAAAATGAATGCAAGAAATTCTGACTTTGTAATCACCGAGTGTTTTGGGTAAACACAAACAGACCCGACCAGCCTCCATCAGAACAAATATGTATATACTTGTTACTCAATCCAGCCGACCTATCTATCTAATAAAATTCACCTAAAGTTTAAGCTCGATTACCTTAGTGGTATGACGATTGATGGTAAACATTGCTTCTTGCAAATTACCCAAAAAGAAGTCTAAGATTAAAGCTCCAGTGACCATCACAAAACAATAATGCTAAAATTCAAGTCCTGTcacaatattttcataaaaatatgtTATTAGAAGCAATTCAGGTAATGTCTAAAACTTAGAGATGGAGATTACATTAGATGCTAACATGGAAAAGTATTGATAAATAAAAACACCACTTCAAGTGTTCAATAGAACCACTACAAAACTTTCACTCATTCCATTCCTATATCGTTTCACATGCTTGATCATGTGATCAACCAAGTGATCCATTTTCGACAACGTTGGACAATAAAACGCACAAAAATCTAAAACATTTTAATTCTGCAAGTAGGGCGGTTTTGATAACAGAGTTTTTAGACGCAAAGTATTAGTCATCTTTTATAATGTACATCATATTTGGCTAAGAATGCACTTATAACAATTCAATGATATGATGTTAGTACTTACTCGTTGTAGAAGAAAGATCATCGATGACAATTATCGAAGTGAAGCTTAAAAATAAGACAACGTATATCAGCTCCAGAATCCACAATTTAAGGGATTCAGCCATCACAACTGTTCGCTAGCATAGATGATGAGAAGCCAACTCATACATCAAAAACACATATAGCATCATTTATTTTATTAACGTCCACCATTATGAAGTTAATGTTCAGGTCTTACAGTGTTACAATGAAACTTGGGACTCGTTAAAAAGAGTATACAGAAAAAAGGACACAAATGAAATACCTCTCATTTGAATTAGAAGTATGTGTCATGACTATAGAGACTACAAAACTTCCTTTCTCCTGCATAACACAAACACAATAAGACTTCCTTAAGTTCCTTAGTATCCCAAAGACTAACATTTAATCATAATATcctaatgcaaaaaaaaaaaaaatctattgaTTGTGAACATGTTTTAACAAatgattatattatattttttccaGTACAGGTACTAACTAACACCATATAATGATTCAATAAAAATGAGCAATATGTTTTGGCCCCCTCGATAGATTAGAACTGAAATTGCATGTCGGATGTATACTCAATAAAATTCACCAATAAGTAAAACCatacctggcaattgagacccatactctcaaatttgggtcaaGTGGGTCTTGAATAAATTAAAGGAGGGGTTCCAATATAGACCTATCTTAAGGCCATTAATATATTAAAGGTTCCATCTAGACCCATTGAAACCCATTtcaaacccattaatatatttgaACAATTTTCATCTTGTTTTCAGGTTCGTCTTTCAGTTTTTAGTTTCATGCTTTAGTTTGGCGTTTAAGTTTCAATTTTGCGTTTTCCGTTTCTCTTTTGGCATTTCAATTTTCATTTTCACATTTATCAATATAGTTTTTAGTTTCGCTTTTAAAATTTAATTTTCAGCTTCGCGTTTCAGTTATGACCCGTTTGAAccataaaaaaccaaaaatctgaaTAAAACTGAAAATTGAGTTTTACGTTTCAATGTGAAAACCAAAAAAACTGGTTAAAAAATCTGACCCATTTCACAAATGATCCATTTTCACCCGAGCTTGTTCAGGTCTTCACCCAACCCATTTAGACAAGACTTGTTTGTACTGACCAATGAATCTGACCCGTTTGGGTGCCGACCCAACACGAACCGTTTTCCAGGCATAAGTAAAACATTGGAGTGATTTCAGAACCTCCTGCAAGCATGCCGAAAGCTTTCACCTGGCCTGGTTGATTTTTGAACCGCCCCTGAAATCATACAAGGTTTATTTAAGGTAGATTGACCCGTTACAATTAAGTAGCAAACAAATGATTCTATCACACAGTGCTTATGTGGAACTCGTAAGAAAAGTAGTGATCATTTTGAAACATGATCCAGTAACCACTATATATTGGCAACTTTTTTGTATATTGAAATGTTTATGCCAGTGAGATGAAAATAAATCTAAGCCTGGTTCCTAATAAACAATGAACTTATTGAACTAATAGCCTTATAGCTTGCATTTTAATGAATAAACAACCATAACTAATAAACATCCATAACTAAGATAATCTGCAGAATCAACAATGTATTCTTAAGTAAAGTTTTCGTACCTactgagcaaaaaaaaaaaaaattgagagcTTCATAGAAGGTGATCTAAGAAGAGAAGTTAGACGCCAACAAATTCCTCCTCCTTTTTTCTGATTGTACGGACATTTGACGTCAGACTTCATATTTTTTTATCAATTTTTTACAGAAAATGTCATTTCACATAAAATGCCTAAGATCCCTGGGATATCAAACTGGCAAATGAGCAAGTAACCACCAATATGTGATCTAACAAACAAATTTCTCGAGCCgaataatataaaaagaaaagtaaTAATAAGAAGAAAGAACTATGACTTTAGTTAGATAAGGAAAGCAAGAACCAAATGCCATAACCAACGTATTAATGATAAACTATTATTAACAACTTCACAAAATCTAAAATGCGAGAAATTATAACTACTGGAATGGAATGTAAAATTGTGAACCTACCTTAGGTCCCTTTACAGCCATGTAGTCACCTTCAAGCATCTCTTTGAAATGGTGCGACATCCGCCCTTGTAGATACATCTATACTAAAAGATTCAACatcacaaaaataaaaagtgtacaCAGCAAATTTGAATGTTTATGTGTACCTTAATAACTAACTCAAAATAACCCACATCAGTGTCCAGGGTGGTTGGTGTGTACGATTTAATCACCTCTTCTCCTTGGCTATCCTCACCCCTGAAGTTTAAACATGTTAAATAATTGGGTAAAACAAATTAATGTTTTTCAC of the Rutidosis leptorrhynchoides isolate AG116_Rl617_1_P2 chromosome 5, CSIRO_AGI_Rlap_v1, whole genome shotgun sequence genome contains:
- the LOC139850473 gene encoding NADH--cytochrome b5 reductase 1-like isoform X2, which gives rise to MLKACSDTMMYQSLLYQHLYFEKQRGEDSQGEEVIKSYTPTTLDTDVGYFELVIKMYLQGRMSHHFKEMLEGDYMAVKGPKGRFKNQPGQVKAFGMLAGGSEITPMFYLCLENGSCWVGTQTGQIHWRKEVL
- the LOC139850473 gene encoding NADH--cytochrome b5 reductase 1-like isoform X1, which produces MLKACSDTMMYQSLLYQHLYFEKQRGEDSQGEEVIKSYTPTTLDTDVGYFELVIKMYLQGRMSHHFKEMLEGDYMAVKGPKGRFKNQPGQVKAFGMLAGGSEITPMFYLCLENGSCWVGTQTGQIHWSVQTSLV